The following coding sequences are from one Syngnathus acus chromosome 12, fSynAcu1.2, whole genome shotgun sequence window:
- the LOC119131128 gene encoding kinesin-like protein KIF2A isoform X2, protein MAAIYGKIFVGIYVEIKRSDGRIHQAMVTSLHEDNDSVTVEWIENGDTKGKEIDLESVFALNPDLAPEEDVPPSPETPLPPSNIAKPSKVPKTRRTTAIPKPENAPRENRAAAVGTTRARPSQHSQPVEPPPPSITTQPTAATAAANQSLLQQQNARRKSNCVKEVEKLQEKREKRRLQQQELREKRAQEVDVNLPNYEIMCMIRDFRASLDYRPLTSNDLIEEHRICVCVRARPLNKKELSVKDLDVITIPSKDVVMVHEPKQKVDLTRYLENQTFRFDYAFDENSTNEMVYRFTAQPLVETIFERGMATCFAYGQTGSGKTHTMGGDFSGKNQDCSKGIYALSARDVFLMLKKPIYKKLDLQVFSTFFEIYSGKVFDLLNRKAKLRVLEDGKQQVQVVGLQEREVKGTEDVLKLIEVGNSCRTSGQTSANAHSSRSHAVFQIILRRRGKMHGKFSLIDLAGNERGADTSSADRQTRLEGAEINKSLLALKECIRALGRNKPHTPFRASKLTQVLRDSFIGENSRTSMIATISPGMASCENTLNTLRYANRVKEFGISPSDIPFSQSARSDLSPTYEVKELSVEPETVTDPLTAEQVNQLEVLEAQWGVGSSPQRDDLKLLCEQNEEEVSPQLFTFHEAVSQLVEMEEQVLEDHRAVFQESIRCLEDEKVLLEMTEEVDYDVESYATQLEQILEQKIDILTELRDKVKSFRCALQEEEQASQQITPKRPRAL, encoded by the exons ATGGCCGCCATCTACGGGAAGATCTTCGTGGGCATCTACGTGGAAATAAAGCGGAGCGACG GTCGTATCCACCAGGCGATGGTCACGTCGCTGCACGAGGACAACGACAGCGTGACGGTGGAGTGGATCGAGAATGGCGACACCAAAGGGAAAGAG ATCGACCTGGAGAGCGTCTTTGCGCTGAACCCGGATCTTGCCCCTGAGGAAGACGTGCCCCCGAGTCCAGaaactcctcttcctccttccaACATCGCCAAGCCCAGCAAAGTGCCCAAG ACCCGACGAACTACGGCGATACCCAAACCTGAAAACGCCCCGCGAGAAAACAGAG CTGCGGCAGTGGGAACCACCCGAGCCCGTCCGAGCCAGCACAGCCAGCCTGTTGAGCCCCCTCCTCCGTCCATCACCACCCAGcccacagcagcaacagcagcagccaaCCAATCGCTGCTCCAGCAGCAGAATG CGCGAAGGAAGTCTAACTGCGTGAAGGAAGTGGAGAAGCTGCAGGAGAAGCGAGAGAAGCGGCGACTCCAGCAGCAGGAACTCCGAGAAAAACGAGCCCAG gaaGTCGACGTGAACTTGCCAAACTACGAGATCATGTGCATGATCCGAGACTTCCGGGCCAGTCTGGACTACCGACCCTTGACCTCCAATGACCTG ATTGAGGAACATCGGatatgcgtgtgcgtgcgtgccagGCCCCTCAATAAAAAAG AACTGTCCGTCAAAGATCTGGACGTGATCACCATTCCCAGCAAGGACGTGGTGATGGTCCACGAGCCCAAACAGAAGGTGGACCTGACGCGCTACCTGGAGAACCAAACCTTCCGCTTTGACTACGCCTTTGACGAGAACTCCACCAACGAGATGGTCTACAG GTTCACCGCTCAGCCGCTGGTGGAGACCATATTTGAGCGGGGAATGGCCACCTGCTTCGCATACggacaaacaggaagtgggaaAACACAC ACCATGGGAGGCGACTTCTCCGGGAAGAACCAGGACTGCTCCAAGGGCATCTACGCACTTTCTG CCAGAGACGTCTTTCTCATGTTGAAGAAGCCAATCTACAAGAAGCTGGACCTCCAAGTCTTTTCCACCTTTTTTGAGATCTACAGCGGGAAG GTGTTTGACCTGCTGAACCGCAAAGCCAAGTTGCGTGTGCTGGAGGACGGCAAGCAGCAGGTGCAGGTGGTGGGGCTGCAGGAGCGGGAGGTGAAAGGCACCGAAGATGTCCTCAAGCTCATCGAAGTGGGAAACAGCTGCAG GACGTCCGGCCAAACCTCGGCCAACGCCCACTCCTCGCGCAGCCACGCCGTCTTCCAGATCATCCTGCGGCGGCGGGGCAAGATGCACGGCAAGTTCTCCCTCATCGATCTGGCGGGCAACGAGCGGGGCGCCGACACGTCCAGCGCCGACCGCCAGACGCGCCTGGAAGGAGCCGAGATCAACAAGAGCCTGCTGGCCCTCAAG GAGTGTATCCGAGCTCTGGGTCGGAACAAACCGCACACTCCCTTCCGGGCCAGCAAGTTGACTCAGGTGCTGAGGGATTCCTTCATTGGCGAGAACTCTCGGACCAGCATGATCGCCACCATCTCTCCCGGAATGGCGTCCTGTGAAAACACCTTGAACACGCTTCGTTATGCCAACAG GGTGAAGGAGTTCGGCATCAGTCCCTCGGATATTCCCTTTTCGCAGAGCGCTCGCTCCGACCTTTCTCCCACTTACGA AGTGAAGGAGCTGTCGGTGGAGCCAGAGACCGTCACGGACCCTCTGACGGCTGAACAAGTCAACCAGCTGGAAGTCCTGGAGGCCCAGTGGGGCGTGGGAAGCTCCCCGCAAAGAGATGACCTCAAGCTGCTCTGCGAACAGAAC gaggaggaggtctcTCCACAGCTTTTCACCTTCCACGAGGCAGTCTCGCAGCTGGTGGAGATGGAAGAGCAGGTTCTGGAGGATCATAGAGCAGTCTTCCAG GAGTCCATACGCTGCCTGGAGGACGAGAAGGTGTTGCTGGAGATGACGGAGGAGGTGGACTACGACGTGGAGTCGTACGCAACGCAGCTGGAGCAAATCCTGGAGCAGAAGATTGACATCCTCACCGAGTTGAGAG ATAAAGTCAAGTCTTTCCGCTGTGCGCTGCAGGAGGAGGAACAAGCTAGCCAACAAATCACCCCCAAGAGGCCTCGTGCACTttag
- the zswim6 gene encoding zinc finger SWIM domain-containing protein 6, with amino-acid sequence MAERAAKRLCCRPGHGSTCRPGQRAGAGASSTGSTQIPESLLDIAARRVAEKWPFQRVEERFERIPEPVQRRIVYWSFPRSEREICMYSSFGSGADESGDEGRLPFRLGVALLEGGCVDNVLQVGFHLSGTVREPATPSEPELLCNVSVSFDRCKITAVTCGCGNKDIFYCAHVVALSLYRVRSPERVKLRLPISETLFQMNRDQLQKLVQYLITVHHTEVLPTAQKLADEILSQNSEINQVHGAPDPTAGASVDDDNCWHLNEEQVEAQVKHFLSQSSSHGSGKQLNLLFSKVKEMLKMRDSNGARMLSLITEQFMGDPRLVLWRQQGTAMMENYRQLWDELGALWMCIVLNPNCKADQKSRWLRQLRRWNGMDVCPLEGGNHSSSQISNAVPRGHNANPDSSQRTVFTRAIEACDLHWRDPHLQRILAEDRNADPCCHDNPELFNSRGWPLWHEHVPTACARVNALRSHGHIKEALRLAVAVVNTIRKQQHRDFHFFRNIKKDELHKSMMSVTNLEGWVGHPLDPVGTLFSTLTENETETVLDEGETQKALAVEVALIGLGQQRVMPDGLYAQEKVCRNEEQLLAKLQQLELDDVLVDVFRKQTAILLEAGPYSGLGELLYRESVPMHTFAKYLFTSLLPHDAELAYKIALRAMRMPVLESSMASGNLSRSQRLVPAVASRYPRWFTLSHIESQQCELASTMLTAAKGDADKLQTVLESIQKNIHSSSHIFKLAQDAFKIATGMDSLPDLTLLKVALELGLQVMRMTLSTHNWRRREMVRWLVTCAIEVGVFALDSIMQNWFTLFTPTEATSVVATTVMSNGTIARLHVDSRQQENLANSARALALQCAAKDPENCALSALTLCEKDHVAFETAYQIVLDAASTGMSYTQLFTIARYMEHRGYPMRAYKLATLAMTHLNLSYNQDTHPAINNVLWACALSHSLGKSELAAVIPLVVKGVKCATVLSDILRRCTLTSPGMVALHSRRNAAKMMSLDKAPLRHLLDATISAYINATHSRLTHISPRHYGEFIEFLSKARETFLMVHDGHAQFAQFLENLKQIYKGKKKLMMLVRERFG; translated from the exons ATGGCGGAGCGTGCTGCCAAGCGGCTCTGCTGTAGGCCGGGCCACGGCTCGACGTGTCGGCCAGGCCAGCGAGCCGGAGCCGGGGCTTCGTCGACGGGCAGCACGCAGATCCCCGAGTCGCTGCTGGACATCGCGGCGAGGCGGGTGGCGGAAAAGTGGCCTTTCCAGCGGGTTGAGGAACGTTTCGAGCGGATTCCGGAGCCCGTACAGCGACGGATAGTGTACTGGTCATTCCCgaggagcgagcgagagaTCTGCATGTATTCGTCGTTCGGAAGCGGGGCGGACGAGAGCGGCGACGAGGGTCGGCTGCCCTTTCGCCTCGGTGTCGCCCTCCTGGAGGGCGGCTGCGTGGACAACGTCCTGCAAGTGG GCTTCCACTTGAGCGGCACGGTCCGCGAGCCGGCCACGCCCTCGGAGCCGGAGCTGCTGTGCAACGTGAGCGTGAGCTTCGACCGCTGCAAGATCACGGCGGTGACGTGCGGTTGCGGCAACAAGGACATTTTCTACTGCGCCCACGTGGTGGCGCTGTCGCTGTACCGCGTGCGCAGCCCCGAGCGGGTCAAGCTGCGGCTGCCCATCTCTGAGACGCTGTTCCAGATGAACCGTGAccagctgcagaagctggTCCAGTACCTGATCACGGTGCACCACACCGAGGTGCTGCCCACCGCGCAGAAGCTGGCCGACGAGATCCTGTCGCAGAACTCAGAGATCAACCAAGTGCACG GTGCTCCCGACCCGACGGCCGGGGCCAGCGTGGATGACGACAACTGCTGGCATCTGAACGAGGAGCAAGTCGAGGCGCAGGTGAAGCACTTCCTGTCTCAGAGCAGCTCCCACGGCTCCGGCAagcagctcaacctcctctTCAGCAAG GTGAAAGAGATGCTGAAGATGCGGGACTCCAACGGCGCCCGCATGCTGTCGCTGATCACCGAGCAGTTCATGGGGGACCCCCGTCTGGTGTTGTGGCGTCAACAAGGGACCGCCATGATGGAAAATTACAGGCAGCTCTGGGATGAACTCG GGGCGCTGTGGATGTGCATCGTTCTCAACCCGAACTGCAAAGCCGACCAGAAGTCGCGATGGCTGAGGCAGCTCCGCCGCTGGAACGGCATGGACGTGTGCCCCCTGGAGGGTGGAAACCACAGCAGCAGCCAGATCAGCAACGCCGTACCACGAGGACACAACGCCAACCCTG ACTCATCTCAGCGCACGGTGTTCACACGGGCCATAGAGGCCTGCGACCTGCACTGGAGGGACCCCCACCTGCAGCGCATCCTCGCCGAGGACCGTAATGCCGATCcctgttgccatgacaacccGGAACTCTTCAACAGCCGGGGCTGGCCCCTGTGGCATG AGCACGTCCCCACGGCGTGCGCCCGCGTGAATGCTCTGCGTTCTCACGGGCACATCAAGGAGGCGCTCCGGCTTGCCGTGGCCGTGGTCAACACGATACGGAAGCAGCAGCACCGGGACTTCCACTTCTTCCGCAATATCAAGAAAG ATGAGCTCCACAAGAGCATGATGTCCGTCACCAATCTGGAGGGCTGGGTGGGACACCCCCTGGACCCGGTGGGGACCCTCTTCAGCACCCTCACCGAAAATGAGACGGAGACGGTCCTGGACGAGGGTGAGACGCAGAAGGCGCTGGCGGTGGAGGTGGCGCTGATCGGACTCGGGCAGCAGCGGGTCATGCCCGACGGGCTCTACGCGCAGGAGAAGGTATGCCGCAACGAGGAGCAGCTGCTGGCCAAGCTGCAGCAGCTGGAGCTGGACGACGTGCTGGTCGACGTCTTCCGCAAGCAAACGGCCATCTTGCTGGAGG CTGGTCCTTACAGCGGTCTAGGCGAGTTGCTCTACAGAGAGAGCGTCCCCATGCACACTTTTGCCAAGTATCTCTTCACCTCGCTGCTACCTCACGATGCCGAGCTGGCCTACAAGATTGCACTGAGGGCCATGAG GATGCCGGTCCTGGAGTCGAGCATGGCGTCCGGCAACCTGTCCCGCTCGCAACGCTTGGTGCCTGCGGTGGCCAGTCGTTACCCTCGCTGGTTCACGCTCAGTCACATCGAGTCCCAACAGTGCGAATTGGCATCCACCATGCTCACCGCTGCCAAAG GTGACGCTGACAAGCTGCAAACGGTGTTGGAGTCCATCCAGAAGAACATCCACTCCTCGTCGCACATCTTCAAGCTGGCCCAGGACGCCTTCAAAATCGCCACCGGGATGGACAGCCTGCCTGACCTGACGCTGCTCAAGGTGGCTTTGGAGCTGGGCCTCCAG GTGATGAGGATGACGCTGTCCACCCATAACTGGCGGAGGCGAGAGATGGTGCGCTGGCTGGTCACGTGTGCCATCGAAGTCG GTGTGTTTGCGCTGGACAGCATCATGCAGAACTGGTTCACGCTCTTCACGCCCACCGAGGCAACCAGCGTGGTGGCGACCACCGTTATGTCCAACGGCACCATCGCGCGCCTCCACGTGGACTCACGGCAGCAGGAGAACTTGGCCAACTCGGCGCGCGCCCTGGCCCTGCAGTGCGCCGCCAAGGATCCGGAAAACTGCGCACTGTCGGCCCTGACGCTGTGCGAGAAGGACCACGTGGCCTTCGAGACGGCTTATCAGATCGTGCTGGACGCCGCCTCCACGGGTATGAGCTACACGCAGCTGTTCACCATCGCCCGCTACATGGAGCACCGCGGCTACCCCATGAGGGCGTACAAGCTGGCCACCTTGGCCATGACGCACCTGAACCTGAGCTACAACCAGGACACGCACCCGGCCATCAACAAcgtcctgtgggcgtgcgcccttAGCCACTCGCTGGGTAAGAGCGAGCTGGCCGCCGTTATCCCACTGGTGGTGAAGGGCGTCAAGTGCGCCACCGTGCTGTCGGACATCCTGCGGCGGTGCACGCTGACCTCGCCCGGTATGGTGGCGCTGCACAGTCGCAGGAACGCGGCCAAGATGATGTCGCTGGACAAGGCGCCGCTGCGCCATCTGCTGGACGCCACCATCAGCGCCTACATCAACGCCACGCATTCGCGCCTCACGCACATCAGCCCGCGGCACTACGGCGAGTTCATTGAGTTCCTCAGCAAGGCGCGCGAGACCTTCCTCATGGTGCACGACGGCCACGCGCAGTTTGCGCAGTTTCTTGAGAACCTCAAGCAAATCTACAAGGGCAAAAAGAAACTCATGATGCTCGTGCGAGAGCGCTTCGGCTGA
- the LOC119131128 gene encoding kinesin-like protein KIF2A isoform X1 has protein sequence MAAIYGKIFVGIYVEIKRSDGRIHQAMVTSLHEDNDSVTVEWIENGDTKGKEIDLESVFALNPDLAPEEDVPPSPETPLPPSNIAKPSKVPKTRRTTAIPKPENAPRENRAAAVGTTRARPSQHSQPVEPPPPSITTQPTAATAAANQSLLQQQNARRKSNCVKEVEKLQEKREKRRLQQQELREKRAQEVDVNLPNYEIMCMIRDFRASLDYRPLTSNDLIEEHRICVCVRARPLNKKELSVKDLDVITIPSKDVVMVHEPKQKVDLTRYLENQTFRFDYAFDENSTNEMVYRFTAQPLVETIFERGMATCFAYGQTGSGKTHTMGGDFSGKNQDCSKGIYALSARDVFLMLKKPIYKKLDLQVFSTFFEIYSGKVFDLLNRKAKLRVLEDGKQQVQVVGLQEREVKGTEDVLKLIEVGNSCRTSGQTSANAHSSRSHAVFQIILRRRGKMHGKFSLIDLAGNERGADTSSADRQTRLEGAEINKSLLALKECIRALGRNKPHTPFRASKLTQVLRDSFIGENSRTSMIATISPGMASCENTLNTLRYANRVKEFGISPSDIPFSQSARSDLSPTYEYDLASQLVLSCPISGEADLPSLFCPIRVKELSVEPETVTDPLTAEQVNQLEVLEAQWGVGSSPQRDDLKLLCEQNEEEVSPQLFTFHEAVSQLVEMEEQVLEDHRAVFQESIRCLEDEKVLLEMTEEVDYDVESYATQLEQILEQKIDILTELRDKVKSFRCALQEEEQASQQITPKRPRAL, from the exons ATGGCCGCCATCTACGGGAAGATCTTCGTGGGCATCTACGTGGAAATAAAGCGGAGCGACG GTCGTATCCACCAGGCGATGGTCACGTCGCTGCACGAGGACAACGACAGCGTGACGGTGGAGTGGATCGAGAATGGCGACACCAAAGGGAAAGAG ATCGACCTGGAGAGCGTCTTTGCGCTGAACCCGGATCTTGCCCCTGAGGAAGACGTGCCCCCGAGTCCAGaaactcctcttcctccttccaACATCGCCAAGCCCAGCAAAGTGCCCAAG ACCCGACGAACTACGGCGATACCCAAACCTGAAAACGCCCCGCGAGAAAACAGAG CTGCGGCAGTGGGAACCACCCGAGCCCGTCCGAGCCAGCACAGCCAGCCTGTTGAGCCCCCTCCTCCGTCCATCACCACCCAGcccacagcagcaacagcagcagccaaCCAATCGCTGCTCCAGCAGCAGAATG CGCGAAGGAAGTCTAACTGCGTGAAGGAAGTGGAGAAGCTGCAGGAGAAGCGAGAGAAGCGGCGACTCCAGCAGCAGGAACTCCGAGAAAAACGAGCCCAG gaaGTCGACGTGAACTTGCCAAACTACGAGATCATGTGCATGATCCGAGACTTCCGGGCCAGTCTGGACTACCGACCCTTGACCTCCAATGACCTG ATTGAGGAACATCGGatatgcgtgtgcgtgcgtgccagGCCCCTCAATAAAAAAG AACTGTCCGTCAAAGATCTGGACGTGATCACCATTCCCAGCAAGGACGTGGTGATGGTCCACGAGCCCAAACAGAAGGTGGACCTGACGCGCTACCTGGAGAACCAAACCTTCCGCTTTGACTACGCCTTTGACGAGAACTCCACCAACGAGATGGTCTACAG GTTCACCGCTCAGCCGCTGGTGGAGACCATATTTGAGCGGGGAATGGCCACCTGCTTCGCATACggacaaacaggaagtgggaaAACACAC ACCATGGGAGGCGACTTCTCCGGGAAGAACCAGGACTGCTCCAAGGGCATCTACGCACTTTCTG CCAGAGACGTCTTTCTCATGTTGAAGAAGCCAATCTACAAGAAGCTGGACCTCCAAGTCTTTTCCACCTTTTTTGAGATCTACAGCGGGAAG GTGTTTGACCTGCTGAACCGCAAAGCCAAGTTGCGTGTGCTGGAGGACGGCAAGCAGCAGGTGCAGGTGGTGGGGCTGCAGGAGCGGGAGGTGAAAGGCACCGAAGATGTCCTCAAGCTCATCGAAGTGGGAAACAGCTGCAG GACGTCCGGCCAAACCTCGGCCAACGCCCACTCCTCGCGCAGCCACGCCGTCTTCCAGATCATCCTGCGGCGGCGGGGCAAGATGCACGGCAAGTTCTCCCTCATCGATCTGGCGGGCAACGAGCGGGGCGCCGACACGTCCAGCGCCGACCGCCAGACGCGCCTGGAAGGAGCCGAGATCAACAAGAGCCTGCTGGCCCTCAAG GAGTGTATCCGAGCTCTGGGTCGGAACAAACCGCACACTCCCTTCCGGGCCAGCAAGTTGACTCAGGTGCTGAGGGATTCCTTCATTGGCGAGAACTCTCGGACCAGCATGATCGCCACCATCTCTCCCGGAATGGCGTCCTGTGAAAACACCTTGAACACGCTTCGTTATGCCAACAG GGTGAAGGAGTTCGGCATCAGTCCCTCGGATATTCCCTTTTCGCAGAGCGCTCGCTCCGACCTTTCTCCCACTTACGAGTATGACCTCGCGTCTCAACTCGTCCTGTCCTGTCCAATCAGCGGAGAGGCCGATTTACCATCCCTGTTCTGTCCGATCAGAGTGAAGGAGCTGTCGGTGGAGCCAGAGACCGTCACGGACCCTCTGACGGCTGAACAAGTCAACCAGCTGGAAGTCCTGGAGGCCCAGTGGGGCGTGGGAAGCTCCCCGCAAAGAGATGACCTCAAGCTGCTCTGCGAACAGAAC gaggaggaggtctcTCCACAGCTTTTCACCTTCCACGAGGCAGTCTCGCAGCTGGTGGAGATGGAAGAGCAGGTTCTGGAGGATCATAGAGCAGTCTTCCAG GAGTCCATACGCTGCCTGGAGGACGAGAAGGTGTTGCTGGAGATGACGGAGGAGGTGGACTACGACGTGGAGTCGTACGCAACGCAGCTGGAGCAAATCCTGGAGCAGAAGATTGACATCCTCACCGAGTTGAGAG ATAAAGTCAAGTCTTTCCGCTGTGCGCTGCAGGAGGAGGAACAAGCTAGCCAACAAATCACCCCCAAGAGGCCTCGTGCACTttag